Proteins encoded together in one Impatiens glandulifera chromosome 1, dImpGla2.1, whole genome shotgun sequence window:
- the LOC124946103 gene encoding cytochrome b5-like: MASLLAFDDVIKHNKNKDCWVIISGKVYDVSEYMAEHPGGPEVLVSATGQDGTNDFEEAGHSDSAKKMMVKYCIGEIDTAGVPVIERSIPPQENFGPIKTTGDFLVKIFMFLVPLIIIGLALVYQKTNTK; encoded by the exons ATGGCTTCCCTTCTGGCTTTTGATGACGTCATCAAGCACAACAAAAACAAAGATTGCTGGGTGATTATATCCGGGAAg GTGTATGATGTTTCTGAGTATATGGCTGAACACCCGGGAGGACCTGAAGTTTTGGTTTCAGCAACAGGACAAGATGGAACAAATGACTTTGAAGAAGCTGGGCATAGCGATTCCGCGAAGAAAATGATGGTGAAATATTGTATCGGAGAAATCGATACAGCTGGAGTTCCTGTGATAGAAAGATCCATTCCACCACAGGAGAATTTTGGTCCAATCAAGACCACGGGGGATTTCCTTGTCAAGATTTTCATGTTCTTGGTACCCCTTATCATCATTGGTTTGGCATTGGTTTATCAAAAGACCAACACCAAATAA
- the LOC124919981 gene encoding rab GTPase-activating protein 22-like isoform X1 — translation MFISYGVNVVEANDNFNEIFISGGGGRFWNKTVDSNAGVALFVTALAGIALAAIVFYSSSSSRGNFKSPWSRRKRKHPLTPEQWKNFFTSDGKLRDGGAKFFKKVRSAGVDPTIRAEVWPFLLGVYNLNSTSEEREVLRNQKRKEYEKLRTQCRKLLKGNAEFPELKGTQLGEMNFYDNTENAVSNEKMEGEESGSENSSCLEDPPKYDSSDSELSSNAPLAENIDDETSSSFNDHKTEDFSTWQRIIRLDAIRANDEWISYSPPAKLDISYENANHLANQVGLKDYNHLEPYRIIHASRLVAILEAYALFDPEIGYCQGMSDLLSPLTAIISDDHEAFWCFVGFMKKARHNFRLDEMGIRRQLNMVSKIIKFKDSHLYRHLEMLQAGDCFFVYRMVVVLFRRELTFEQTVCLWELMWADQAAIRSGIGKSAWSMIRLRAPPTDDLLLYAIAASVLQRRKLIIEKYSSMDEILRECNSMAGQLDVWKLLDGAHDLVMNLHEKIETISV, via the exons ATGTTCATCAGCTACGGCGTCAATGTTGTTGAAGCCAACGACAATTTCAATGAGATATTCATCAGCGGTGGTGGCGGAAGATTCTGGAACAAAACGGTTGATTCGAATGCCGGAGTAGCTCTTTTCGTCACGGCCTTGGCTGGAATCGCATTGGCCGCAATCGTtttctattcttcttcttcttctag GGGGAATTTTAAATCACCATGGTCTCGTAGGAAAAGAAAACATCCTCTAACTCCTGAGCAATGGAAGAACTTTTTTACATCAGATGGAAAGCTTCGTGATGGTGGTGCAAAATTCTTTAAGAAAGTTCGCAGTGCT GGTGTTGATCCAACTATTCGGGCAGAGGTTTGGCCTTTCCTACTTGGAGT GTATAACTTAAACAGTACCAGTGAAGAAAGAGAAGTTCTAAGAAATCAGAAGAG AAAGGAGTATGAAAAACTGAGGACACAATGTCGGAAACTGCTAAAAGGCAATGCAGAGTTTCCGGAATTAAAAGGTACTCAATTAGGTGAAATGAATTTCTATGACAACACTGAAAATGCAGTAAGCAACGAAAAGATGGAAGGAGAAGAATCTGGTTCAGAAAACAGCTCATGTTTGGAGGATCCTCCTAAATACGACTCGTCAGACTCAGAATTGTCGTCAAATGCTCCTTTAGCCGAAAACATAGACGATGAAACCTCATCATCATTCAACGATCACAAGACAGAAGATTTTTCCACATGGCAACGCATAATCCGTCTCGATGCAATTCGCGCAAACGACGAATGGATATCATATTCTCCCCCAGCCAAACTTGATATATCCTACGAAAACGCAAACCACTTAGCAAACCAAGTCGGTTTAAAGGACTACAACCACCTCGAACCCTACAGAATCATTCACGCCTCTCGACTAGTAGCAATTCTCGAAGCCTACGCGCTCTTCGACCCAGAAATCGGCTATTGCCAGGGCATGAGCGACTTGCTCTCCCCATTAACCGCAATAATATCAGACGACCATGAGGCCTTTTGGTGTTTTGTAGGTTTCATGAAAAAAGCTAGACATAATTTCAGACTAGACGAAATGGGTATAAGGAGGCAACTTAATATGGTATcgaaaattatcaaatttaaggATTCACATCTTTACCGACACTTGGAAATGCTTCAAGCTGGAGATTGTTTCTTTGTTTATAGAATGGTGGTGGTTTTGTTTAGAAGGGAGTTGACTTTTGAGCAGACTGTTTGTCTTTGGGAATTGATGTGGGCAGATCAAGCTGCTATTAGATCTGGAATTGGAAAATCGGCGTGGAGCATGATAAGGCTACGTGCACCACCTACAGATGATTTGTTATTGTACGCGATTGCTGCTTCGGTTTTGCAGAGGAGGAAACTGATTATAGAGAAATATAGTAGTATGGATGAAATTCTCAGGGAATGTAATAGTATGGCTGGGCAACTTGATGTTTGGAAGCTTTTAGATGGTGCCCATGATTTGGTCATGAATCTTCATGAAAAGATTGAGACAATTTCAGTATGA
- the LOC124919981 gene encoding rab GTPase-activating protein 22-like isoform X2 — MRALRRSHTSSSSSSSSSSSNNHSSSSPWIPLKSVLLVVASSSSASSIFSSSSDRGNFKSPWSRRKRKHPLTPEQWKNFFTSDGKLRDGGAKFFKKVRSAGVDPTIRAEVWPFLLGVYNLNSTSEEREVLRNQKRKEYEKLRTQCRKLLKGNAEFPELKGTQLGEMNFYDNTENAVSNEKMEGEESGSENSSCLEDPPKYDSSDSELSSNAPLAENIDDETSSSFNDHKTEDFSTWQRIIRLDAIRANDEWISYSPPAKLDISYENANHLANQVGLKDYNHLEPYRIIHASRLVAILEAYALFDPEIGYCQGMSDLLSPLTAIISDDHEAFWCFVGFMKKARHNFRLDEMGIRRQLNMVSKIIKFKDSHLYRHLEMLQAGDCFFVYRMVVVLFRRELTFEQTVCLWELMWADQAAIRSGIGKSAWSMIRLRAPPTDDLLLYAIAASVLQRRKLIIEKYSSMDEILRECNSMAGQLDVWKLLDGAHDLVMNLHEKIETISV, encoded by the exons ATGAGAGCCTTACGAAGAAGTCACACTTCttcctcatcatcatcatcatcatcgtcttcgAATAATCACTCATCGTCATCACCGTGGATTCCTTTGAAATCGGTATTACTCGTTGTCGCATCTTCCTCATCAGcttcttcaattttttcttCATCCTCTGATCG GGGGAATTTTAAATCACCATGGTCTCGTAGGAAAAGAAAACATCCTCTAACTCCTGAGCAATGGAAGAACTTTTTTACATCAGATGGAAAGCTTCGTGATGGTGGTGCAAAATTCTTTAAGAAAGTTCGCAGTGCT GGTGTTGATCCAACTATTCGGGCAGAGGTTTGGCCTTTCCTACTTGGAGT GTATAACTTAAACAGTACCAGTGAAGAAAGAGAAGTTCTAAGAAATCAGAAGAG AAAGGAGTATGAAAAACTGAGGACACAATGTCGGAAACTGCTAAAAGGCAATGCAGAGTTTCCGGAATTAAAAGGTACTCAATTAGGTGAAATGAATTTCTATGACAACACTGAAAATGCAGTAAGCAACGAAAAGATGGAAGGAGAAGAATCTGGTTCAGAAAACAGCTCATGTTTGGAGGATCCTCCTAAATACGACTCGTCAGACTCAGAATTGTCGTCAAATGCTCCTTTAGCCGAAAACATAGACGATGAAACCTCATCATCATTCAACGATCACAAGACAGAAGATTTTTCCACATGGCAACGCATAATCCGTCTCGATGCAATTCGCGCAAACGACGAATGGATATCATATTCTCCCCCAGCCAAACTTGATATATCCTACGAAAACGCAAACCACTTAGCAAACCAAGTCGGTTTAAAGGACTACAACCACCTCGAACCCTACAGAATCATTCACGCCTCTCGACTAGTAGCAATTCTCGAAGCCTACGCGCTCTTCGACCCAGAAATCGGCTATTGCCAGGGCATGAGCGACTTGCTCTCCCCATTAACCGCAATAATATCAGACGACCATGAGGCCTTTTGGTGTTTTGTAGGTTTCATGAAAAAAGCTAGACATAATTTCAGACTAGACGAAATGGGTATAAGGAGGCAACTTAATATGGTATcgaaaattatcaaatttaaggATTCACATCTTTACCGACACTTGGAAATGCTTCAAGCTGGAGATTGTTTCTTTGTTTATAGAATGGTGGTGGTTTTGTTTAGAAGGGAGTTGACTTTTGAGCAGACTGTTTGTCTTTGGGAATTGATGTGGGCAGATCAAGCTGCTATTAGATCTGGAATTGGAAAATCGGCGTGGAGCATGATAAGGCTACGTGCACCACCTACAGATGATTTGTTATTGTACGCGATTGCTGCTTCGGTTTTGCAGAGGAGGAAACTGATTATAGAGAAATATAGTAGTATGGATGAAATTCTCAGGGAATGTAATAGTATGGCTGGGCAACTTGATGTTTGGAAGCTTTTAGATGGTGCCCATGATTTGGTCATGAATCTTCATGAAAAGATTGAGACAATTTCAGTATGA
- the LOC124944537 gene encoding pyridoxal reductase, chloroplastic, translated as MKLAIAVNYTRFRCSNNVTPSSPPPFKSLKLPLFWPWEKVKMGPLSVSPMGFGTWAWGNKLLWGYREEMDSELQRAFNLVVENGINIFDTADSYGTGTLNGQSERLLGAFIRELPGQQRLVKENIVIATKFAAYPWRLTPGQFVNACQSSLERLQIEQIGIGQLHWSTANYAPLQELALWDGLVAMYDKGLVRAVGVSNYGPKQLLKIHDYLKARGVPLCSAQVQYSLLSIGEEQIEIKRICDSLGIRVIAYSPLGLGMLTGKYNDSNYPQGPRGLLFRQIIPGLKPLLSSLENIARKRGKTISQVAINWCICKGTIPIPGIKTVGQAEENLGALGWRLSDSEIAQLEDAARLSPKKMVQNIFQTR; from the exons ATGAAATTAGCTATAGCAGTAAATTATACCCGTTTCAGATGTTCAAACAACGTCACTCCATCGTCTCCACCGCCCTTCAAATCTCTAAAGCTTCCTCTTTTCTGGCCTTGGGAAAag GTGAAAATGGGTCCACTTAGTGTATCTCCAATGGGTTTTGGGACATGGGCATGGGGAAATAAGTTACTTTGGGGATACAGAGAAGAAATGGACAGTGAACTTCAACGTGCTTTCAATTTAGTTGTTGAAAATGGAATCAATATCTTTGATACTGCTGATTCTTATGGAACTGGTACCTTAAATGGTCAAAGTGAAAGGCTACTTGGTGCATTCATTCGTGAACTTCCAG GCCAACAACGGCTAGTGAAGGAGAACATTGTGATTGCTACAAAATTTGCAGCTTATCCATGGCGTCTAACACCTGGTCAATTTGTCAATGCGTGCCA ATCTTCTCTCGAAAGACTACAAATTGAACAAATTGGAATAGGACAATTACATTGGTCAACTGCAAACTATGCTCCTTTGCAAGAGTTGGCTCTATGGGACGGTTTAGTGGCAATGTATGATAAG ggatTAGTCCGAGCTGTTGGAGTTAGCAATTATGGACCAAAACAGCTTCTCAAAATACATGATTATCTTAAAGCTCGCGGAGTTCCATTGTGTTCTGCTCAG GTGCAATATTCATTGTTGAGTATTGGAGAAGAACAAATTGAGATAAAAAGGATTTGTGATTCATTGGGTATTCGCGTTATTGCTTATAGTCCTCTTGGTCTTGGAATGCTAACCGGGAAATATAACGATTCAAATTACCCGCAAGGGCCTAGAGGGTTATTGTTTAGGCAGATAATTCCGGGATTGAAACCTTTGTTGAGTTCATTAGAAAATATTGCGCGAAAAAGGGGTAAAACTATATCTCAAGTTGCTATAAATTGGTGCATATGTAAGGGTACTATTCCTATACCGGGTATTAAGACAGTTGGTCAAGCCGAGGAAAATCTTGGTGCTCTTGGATGGCGTTTATCCGATAGTGAGATCGCGCAATTGGAAGATGCAGCTCGCCTTTCTCCGAAGAAGATGGTCCAAAATATATTCCAGACAAGGTAA